The DNA region CGACGACGGCCCCGACGGGGAACACGTCGAGGAAAACGAACCCGACGACGAAGCCCTGCCCAGCGACTACGAACGCGTAGGCGAGTCGCCGCGCGTCGCGTCGTCCGAAGACGACGGCGACGGTCCGTTTGCCGATGGAGCGGTCGTACTCGTAATCCTTCGAATCGTCGATGATCTTCACGCCCGTCAGCATCACGAGGAAGACGAGCGCGAACGAGAGCGGCGTCGGGTCGAACGCGCCGACCTGCACGTAGTAACCGCCGACGATTGCGAGCGCGATGCCGGTCGGATACCCCAGCGTCGTCGTCGCCGCACGCATGTCCAACTGCGGTGCGTGGAGGTAGCCGATCACCCAGCAGGGTAGCGTCACCGCGGCGGCAACGGGGCCGACAAGCGCCCAGAGCGCGCCGAGGCAGGCGGCGAAGCCGAGCGTCGAACCGGCGAGGGCGAGGCGACAGCCGTCGACCGACAGCGGGTGGTCGTCGTCCTCGCTCCGGACGTGGAAATCCACGTAGCCGTCCTTGACGTGGGCGGTGTAGACGGCGAAGAAGACGGCGAGCGCGTG from Haloprofundus halobius includes:
- a CDS encoding UbiA family prenyltransferase, which gives rise to MGVARHGTGPVAALRAFGSQVHPVFMLPPVAASWFGSVLAGEFSPVVGATHALAVFFAVYTAHVKDGYVDFHVRSEDDDHPLSVDGCRLALAGSTLGFAACLGALWALVGPVAAAVTLPCWVIGYLHAPQLDMRAATTTLGYPTGIALAIVGGYYVQVGAFDPTPLSFALVFLVMLTGVKIIDDSKDYEYDRSIGKRTVAVVFGRRDARRLAYAFVVAGQGFVVGFVFLDVFPVGAVVAAAAMGVVAAVSARTTDPTLATMLLVRGSYVFLAMLLVAVRYRPLS